The genomic segment GATACCTATCCTGACATTGCTTCCTGATGTGCCTGGTGCCGATGCCTTGCGAGAGCGGTTTTTCGACTACCGGCCGGAGGTTACGGTTCAGAAACTGTATCGTATAACGCTTCCCACCCAATTGGATCTTTCGGATAGGGAACTTTTTACCGCAGTGGTGAACGTTCTTGGCACTCCGGAAACACAAGTAGGTTATACCTATCACAGTTCCAGGCGGGATGAGGATGTCGTTTTGTTTGAGGAGACATATATTTCGGATAAGAAGGGGAAAAGGAAGGATTCTTTTTCCTACACGCCTGAGGATGTACCTCAGTCAATTTCATACTACCAATATGTCGACGAGGCAAATTTTTCCGGAACTGTTTTGAAGGAAGAAATTGAGGTTGGTGACGACTTTCTTAGTTTTCGTTCGACAAATATTGAACGGATGTGGTACACCATTGTCCCTGTTCTGAAAGCCGGAGGAACTCGAAGCGAAATGCTGATGTTCACTGCCGATGGATATCTGTATGTGTACAGTGCAAGTCAAGTCGAAGAAGAACCGGGAGCGA from the Sediminispirochaeta bajacaliforniensis DSM 16054 genome contains:
- a CDS encoding DUF6675 family protein produces the protein MKQQKINIWYPINGFSLILFLIMGTPLFAVPFSALSDHPDGDYPLHDTIRWEEGEIPILTLLPDVPGADALRERFFDYRPEVTVQKLYRITLPTQLDLSDRELFTAVVNVLGTPETQVGYTYHSSRRDEDVVLFEETYISDKKGKRKDSFSYTPEDVPQSISYYQYVDEANFSGTVLKEEIEVGDDFLSFRSTNIERMWYTIVPVLKAGGTRSEMLMFTADGYLYVYSASQVEEEPGARKLGVPIHLPSMFGKRMDVMATWLEDQLMQRLK